ATCGTTTCCCGACCGTCGATGTCGGCTTGCAGGAACAGGCTGCCCGCGTGCCAGGGAGTTTGACCTCTTCGGGCCGGCCGACCCACAACCGGCGCTTCGATGCCAACCTGAGCATGACGGCCTTCGAGCTCGATTTTTGGGGACGTGTGAAAAGCCTCGATGAAGCGGCACGGGCGAACTTCCTCGCCAGCGACTATGCCCGGCAAGCGTTTGAGCTGTCTTTGATCAGCGATGTCGCGAGCGCCTATTACAGCCTCATCGAACTCGCTACCCGCAGCCGGCTCACTGCAGCGACGCTCAAGAACCGCGCCGAGAACCGGCGGCTCATCGAGCGTCGCCGCGACGTGGGGTTGGCCACGGACCTCGACTTTCTCGCCGCCGATGGCGCCTATCAGGCCGCAGCCGCGGAACTCGCGAATCTCGAGCGCCAACAGGCGGCGGCGGCAAACGCGCTGCGCCTTTTGGTTGGCAGCGATATCGGTGCCTTTCTCGATGGGCCGGCTCTGGGCTTTGGCGCCTTGCCGGAAGTCCCTGTCGGTCTGCCTTCCGAGGTGTTGTTGCGACGCCCCGACGTCTTGGCGGCGGAGCAGAAGCTGATCGCGGCGAATGCCAACATCGGCGCGGCGCGCGCGGCTTTCTTTCCGAAGATCGTGCTCACGGTGCTCGCCGGCTCGGCAAGCCCGGCGCTGTCCGGACTGTTCGGCGGCGGCAGCGGCGCGTGGAGTTTCGTGCCAGTGTTGAAATGGCCGCTATTCGACGCTGGTCGCAACGCGGCCAACGAAGATATCGCCGCGGCGCGCCAGCATATCGCAGTTGCCGAATACGAAAAGACCATCCAGCAGGCTTTCCGCGAGGTGGCCGATCTGTTGGCGGCGCGCGAGCATTACGCCCAACAGCTCGAAGCGCTCGTTCAGGCCGAAGCCGCGCAAGCCGAACGCCTGCGCCGCGTCGAGGCGCGTCAGCGCGCTGGGGTCTCCAGCTATCTGGAACTCTTGGATGCCCAGCGCGAGCTGTTCGCCGCGCAGCAGGCCGTGATCAGCGTGCGGCGGGCGCTGGCTGCGACTGCCGCCGGGCTGTTCAAGGCGACCGGCGGCGCCTGAGGGCCGGCAGGCGCTGGCTTCCCCGGCGAAAATCGGCTACAGTTCCGATTTTTCATAACCATGACTTCGTGAGGCCATCATGAGCAACAAAGGGCAGATGCTACAAGACCCGTTTCTGAACACGCTGCGGCGCGAGCACATCCCCGTTTCGATCTATCTCGTCAATGGCATCAAGCTGCAGGGGCAGGTCGAATCCTTCGACCAATATGTCGTGTTGCTCAAGAACACCGTCACACAGATGGTCTATAAGCACGCCATTTCCACCGTGGTGCCCGCCCGCCCGGTGAATATCAGCAACGAACCGGCCGAGTGACTCCCTTGAGCGGCGGACGCTCCGCCGATGTTTGAACGCCCTGCGGCCGGCGAGCGGGCCATTCTCGTGCAGCTCGATTTCGGTGAGGGCGATGTCGCCGAACGCCTCGACGAGTTCCGGCTCTTGGCCGGCAGCGCCGGGGCCGTCCCCATCGCCACGATCACCGGCAAAAGGGATCGCCCCGATCCGAAAACCTATGCCGGTTCCGGCAAGGTCGAGGAAATCCGCGCGGCGACGATTCTCCACGGTGCGGAGCTGGTCATCTTCAACCACGAGCTTTCGCCTGCCCAGCAGCGCAACCTGGAAAAAGCCCTGGAGCGCCGCGTCATCGATCGTACGGCGCTGATCCTCGACATCTTCGCATTGCGCGCGAAGAGTCACGAAGGCAAGCTGCAGGTCGAACTCGCCCAGCTCGAGCACCAGCTGACGCGACTGGTGCGCGGCTGGAGTCACCTGGAGCGGCAACGGGGTGGCATCGGTCTGCGCGGCCCGGGCGAGAAACAGTTGGAAACCGACCGGCGCCTGCTTGGCAAGCGCATCGCCGTATTGAAAGAGCGCCTGCGGCAGCTGGAACGCCAACGCGCAGTGCGCCGCAAGGGGCGTAGTCGCAGCGAGGTGCTCTCGGTCTCGCTGGTCGGCTACACCAACGCCGGCAAGAGCACGTTGTTCAACGCGCTGACGAAGGCAGGTGCCTATGCCGCCGATCAGCTCTTCGCCACCCTCGATACCACTTCCCGCAAGCTCTATGTGCCGAGCTGCGAGCTGGAAAACGGTCGATCAGGCTGCCAGATCGTGTTATCCGACACCGTCGGCTTCATTCGCGACCTGCCGCATGCGCTCGTCGCCGCCTTCCATGCCACGCTCGAAGAAACGGTGGCGGCCGATTTACTGTTGCACGTCGTCGATGCCGCAAGCCCCGATCGCGACCAGCAAATGCGCGCCGTCCTCCAGGTGCTTGCCGAGATCGGCGCAGCCGGGGTGCCGCAGATCGTCGTCCTCAACAAGATCGATTTGACGGGGGTTGCCCCCGGAGTCGAACGGGATGAGTGTGATAACATCGCCCGCGTCCGTGTCAGCGCCAAGACCGGCGCCGGACTCGACCTGTTGCGAGCCGCGCTGGCCGAAATGTCGCGCAAGCTGGCAATGCCGATCATCGACAAGACCACCCACCCCATTACAGAACATGATCACCGGCATTCTGATGTCGCTCAATGACCACGGCTGGGGCAACGACCCCGGGCGCGGCGGCCGCAACGGGCCTCCCGATCTCGACGAGCTGTGGCGCGATTTCAACAAGCGCCTGTCCGGCATCCTGGGCAAGAAGGGCGGCGGTGCGGGCGGCGACGACGGCGGCGCGCGCAGGCCGAACTTGACGCCTGGCCAGTTCGGCGGCGGCCTGGGCCTCTTGATCGCGCTCATCGCGGTCGTCTGGCTGGCGAGCGGCTTCTACATCGTCGATGCCAGCCAGCGCGGCGTGGTGCTCACCCTCGGCAAATACTCCGAAACCACCGAGCCGGGCCTGCGCTGGCGACTACCCTGGCCGATCCAGAGCCATGAAGTCGTCAACCTCACCGGCGTGCGCACCATCGAGATCGGCTATCGCGGTTCCGAGAAGAACAAGGTGCTCAAGGAAGCGCTGATGCTCACCGACGACGAGAACATCGTCAGCGTGCAGTTCGCCGTCCAGTACCTGCTCAAAGACCCAAAGGCCTACCTGTTCAACAACCGCCATCCCGACGACGCCGTCACTCAGGCTGCCGAGACCGCGATCCGCGAGGTGGTTGGCAAGAGCAAGATGGACTTCGTGCTCTATGAGGGTCGCGATGTGATCGCCGCCAACACGCAGAAGACGATGCAGGAGATCCTCGACCGTTACGACACCGGCATCCAGATCCGCGCCGTGACGATGCAGAGCACCCAGCCGCCCGAGCAGGTGCAAGCCGCCTTCGACGATGCGGTGAAGGCTGGCCAGGACCGCGAGCGGCAGAAGAACGAGGGGGAAGCCTACGCCAACGACGTGATCCCGCGGGCGCGTGGTACCGCTTCGCGCCTGCTGCAGGAAGCCGAAGGCTACCGCGCGCGGCTCGTCGCCACCGCAGAAGGTGAAGCGGCACGCTTTTCCAAGCTCTATGGCGAATACGCCAAGGCGCCGGAAGTCACGCGCCAGCGCCTCTATCTAGAAACCATGCAGCAGATCTTCACCAACACCAGCAAGGTGATGATCGATGCCAAGGGCGGCGGCAATCTGCTCTATCTGCCGCTCGACAAGCTGATGCAGCAGGCGGCGGCCAATCCCGCGCCGGCTGAAGCGCCGATCGTCGAGCGGCCGTCGGCGCCGGCTTCCGCCCAGGAAAACCGTGACGTGCGCACGCGCGGCCAACTGACGCGCGAACGGGGAGAACGCTGATGCAACGACTGCCCTTCATGCTCGCGATCGTCTTCGCCGTGTTCGTCGCAGCCGGCGCGATGCTGTTTACCGTCGATCAGCGCCAGTATGCAATCGTCTTCCAGCTCGGCGAGATCAAGGAGGTGGTCACGACTCCCGGTCTTCATTTCAAGTGGCCGTTGATCCAGAACGTACGCTATTTCGATCGGCGCATCCTGACGATGGACTCGGTCGAGCCGGAGCGTTTCTTGACCGCCGAGAAAAAGCCGGTGCTGGTCGATTCCTTCGTCAAATGGCGGATCGCCGACGTGCATCAGTATTACATCTCGGTGCAGGGCGACGAAATGCTGGCGCGTACCCGTCTGGCGCAGACCGTCAATTCCGGCCTGCGCGAAGAGTTCGGCCGGCGCACCGTGCATGACGTGGTTTCCGGCGAACGCGACAAGATCATGGCCGAGGTGCAGAAGAAGGCGGATGCCGATGCGCGCCAGATCGGCGTCGAGATCGTCGATGTGCGTTTGAAGCGCGTCGATCTGCCGCCGGAAGTCTCCGAATCCGTCTATCGCCGCATGGAGACCGAGCGCAAGCGCGTGGCCAACGAGCTCCGCTCGCAGGGCGCGGCAGAAGCGGAACGGATCCGCGCCGACGCCGACAAGCAGCGCGAGGTGATCATCGCCGAGGCCTATCGCGAGGCCCAGAAGATCAAGGGTGAAGGCGATGCCAAGGCCGCGGCGATCTATGCCAAGGCTTTTGGCGAGAACCCCGAGTTCTACGCCTTCTACCGCAGTCTCGAAGCGTATCGCCAGAGCTTCGCCAACAAGAACGACCTGCTCGTCGTCGATCCGAGCGCCGAGTTCTTCAAGTATCTGAAGAACGGCGCGAAAGCTGCTGGCAAATAAGTCTTCTGGCACGCACCCATGACGAATCTCCTGCTGGCGTTCGCGCTGATGCTCGTGATCGAAGGCCTATTGCCCTTCGCCGCGCCGCGCATCTGGCGCGAGACCTTTCGTCGTGCGCTCGAGCTCACCGATGGTCAGCTGCGTTTCGTGGGCTTGAGCTCGATCGTCATCGGTCTGACGCTGTTGCTGTTGTTCAGATAAAACGCCATGCATGCCTGGTTGTTGCCCGAGGCCATCGAAGACCTGCTGCCAGCCGAGGCCGCCCAGATCGAGCGTCTGCGCCGGCAGCTGCTCGACGAGTTCGCTCGTTACGGCTACCAGCTGGTCGTCCCTCCCTTGCTCGAATTCGCCGATGCCCTGCTCGACGAACAGGCCAGCGATCTCAATCTTTCCAGCTTCAAGCTCATTGACCAGCTCTCGGGCCGCACACTGGTGTTGCGCGCCGACATCACGCCGCAGGCGGCGCGCATCGATGCCCACCTGCTCAATCGGGCCGGCGTAACAAGGCTGTGCTACTGCGGCAGCGTGCTGCACACCCGGCCGGCGGGATTGTTCGCGCCCCGCGAGCCGCTGCAGATCGGCATCGAGCTGTATGGGCATGCCGGGCTCGAGGCCGATCACGAAGTCATCCGCTTGCTCGCGCGCACGCTGCATCTGGCCGATTTGCCGCCTTTCCGCATCGATCTTGGCCATGTCGGCATCTTTCGCGCGCTGGTGGCCGGCCAGGGACTGGCGCCAGCGGTGGAGCAGGCGCTGTTCGAAGCCTTGCAGGCCAAAGATGTGCCCAGCCTGCGCGAGCTGACCGCCGTTCTCCCCGAGCCCGTCAGAAATGGCCTGCTCTTCCTGCCGACACTCTATGGCGGCGAGGAAGTGATCCGCGGGGCGTCCGTCTGTCTGCCGATGCTGCCAGAGATCACGCGAGCGTTGGGCGACTTGCAACGGCTCGCCACCGAGCTCGCCGATCTGCCGCTGTCATTCGATCTGGCCGACCTGCGTGGCTATCACTATCACAATGGCGTCGTGTTCGCCGCCTATTGCGCCGACAGTCCTGGGGCGATCGCCTTGGGCGGGCGTTATGACGGCATCGGCGCGCGTTTCGGCCGTGCCCGGCCGGCGACGGGTTTTTCGCTC
This genomic interval from Sulfuricystis multivorans contains the following:
- a CDS encoding efflux transporter outer membrane subunit, which produces MNKSLPLILLIAGCSFIPPHERPAAPVPQAWPLPSAVSPAPGFNGDWRAFFTDPALQRLIGLALEHNRDLMIAIARVEEARAQAGLARADRFPTVDVGLQEQAARVPGSLTSSGRPTHNRRFDANLSMTAFELDFWGRVKSLDEAARANFLASDYARQAFELSLISDVASAYYSLIELATRSRLTAATLKNRAENRRLIERRRDVGLATDLDFLAADGAYQAAAAELANLERQQAAAANALRLLVGSDIGAFLDGPALGFGALPEVPVGLPSEVLLRRPDVLAAEQKLIAANANIGAARAAFFPKIVLTVLAGSASPALSGLFGGGSGAWSFVPVLKWPLFDAGRNAANEDIAAARQHIAVAEYEKTIQQAFREVADLLAAREHYAQQLEALVQAEAAQAERLRRVEARQRAGVSSYLELLDAQRELFAAQQAVISVRRALAATAAGLFKATGGA
- the hfq gene encoding RNA chaperone Hfq yields the protein MSNKGQMLQDPFLNTLRREHIPVSIYLVNGIKLQGQVESFDQYVVLLKNTVTQMVYKHAISTVVPARPVNISNEPAE
- the hflX gene encoding GTPase HflX; translated protein: MFERPAAGERAILVQLDFGEGDVAERLDEFRLLAGSAGAVPIATITGKRDRPDPKTYAGSGKVEEIRAATILHGAELVIFNHELSPAQQRNLEKALERRVIDRTALILDIFALRAKSHEGKLQVELAQLEHQLTRLVRGWSHLERQRGGIGLRGPGEKQLETDRRLLGKRIAVLKERLRQLERQRAVRRKGRSRSEVLSVSLVGYTNAGKSTLFNALTKAGAYAADQLFATLDTTSRKLYVPSCELENGRSGCQIVLSDTVGFIRDLPHALVAAFHATLEETVAADLLLHVVDAASPDRDQQMRAVLQVLAEIGAAGVPQIVVLNKIDLTGVAPGVERDECDNIARVRVSAKTGAGLDLLRAALAEMSRKLAMPIIDKTTHPITEHDHRHSDVAQ
- the hflK gene encoding FtsH protease activity modulator HflK encodes the protein MSLNDHGWGNDPGRGGRNGPPDLDELWRDFNKRLSGILGKKGGGAGGDDGGARRPNLTPGQFGGGLGLLIALIAVVWLASGFYIVDASQRGVVLTLGKYSETTEPGLRWRLPWPIQSHEVVNLTGVRTIEIGYRGSEKNKVLKEALMLTDDENIVSVQFAVQYLLKDPKAYLFNNRHPDDAVTQAAETAIREVVGKSKMDFVLYEGRDVIAANTQKTMQEILDRYDTGIQIRAVTMQSTQPPEQVQAAFDDAVKAGQDRERQKNEGEAYANDVIPRARGTASRLLQEAEGYRARLVATAEGEAARFSKLYGEYAKAPEVTRQRLYLETMQQIFTNTSKVMIDAKGGGNLLYLPLDKLMQQAAANPAPAEAPIVERPSAPASAQENRDVRTRGQLTRERGER
- the hflC gene encoding protease modulator HflC, encoding MQRLPFMLAIVFAVFVAAGAMLFTVDQRQYAIVFQLGEIKEVVTTPGLHFKWPLIQNVRYFDRRILTMDSVEPERFLTAEKKPVLVDSFVKWRIADVHQYYISVQGDEMLARTRLAQTVNSGLREEFGRRTVHDVVSGERDKIMAEVQKKADADARQIGVEIVDVRLKRVDLPPEVSESVYRRMETERKRVANELRSQGAAEAERIRADADKQREVIIAEAYREAQKIKGEGDAKAAAIYAKAFGENPEFYAFYRSLEAYRQSFANKNDLLVVDPSAEFFKYLKNGAKAAGK
- a CDS encoding DUF2065 domain-containing protein, coding for MTNLLLAFALMLVIEGLLPFAAPRIWRETFRRALELTDGQLRFVGLSSIVIGLTLLLLFR
- a CDS encoding ATP phosphoribosyltransferase regulatory subunit, which translates into the protein MHAWLLPEAIEDLLPAEAAQIERLRRQLLDEFARYGYQLVVPPLLEFADALLDEQASDLNLSSFKLIDQLSGRTLVLRADITPQAARIDAHLLNRAGVTRLCYCGSVLHTRPAGLFAPREPLQIGIELYGHAGLEADHEVIRLLARTLHLADLPPFRIDLGHVGIFRALVAGQGLAPAVEQALFEALQAKDVPSLRELTAVLPEPVRNGLLFLPTLYGGEEVIRGASVCLPMLPEITRALGDLQRLATELADLPLSFDLADLRGYHYHNGVVFAAYCADSPGAIALGGRYDGIGARFGRARPATGFSLDLRALARLAKPQPMPGAILAPWPEDEAAHAEVERLRAAGEIVVAALPDHEGCWREAGCDRRLVRRGDEWIVEPLGEN